Within the Salmo salar chromosome ssa12, Ssal_v3.1, whole genome shotgun sequence genome, the region CTCAGGATCTTTGCTTTCATTGTGAACTAAATCTATGCTCAACCGAAGCCCTGCATATTTAGCCATTAGTCTGGAAGAAGCTTAACACATCAACTTCATTATTACTTCCAAGACTACATTATTCTTTTTTCACAATCATTATGCCTTTTCTCTTGGACTCAACCCCTGAAGAGTGAAGAGACCCGGCAAGCCCCCAAAGCTAGTCCTGTGAAGACAGCAGAACCTCCCGTTAACCTACTTGGCCTTGGTAAGACTAAACCAGTCAGTTTTCCAAAACGAAAAtgagtttcttattggacaagttcagatgGTCCTTCCTGGTTTCAGCCCGTTTTCTTTTGTTTTGTGCCTATTGAATATGACCctgctttgccttgatgaatacaaccctgggtggtagcctagcagttaagagctaACTAGGTGAAatttgtcgatgtgcccttgagcaaggcacttaaccctaattgctcctgtatgtcgctctggataagagcgtctgctaaatgactcgaaTGTAAAATGTACTAAACCAGTCAGTTATTCAGAAATGCTGAGTCCTGAACAATACACAGGTTCATCTTATGTACATTTTTTCCACCCCTGTATAACCTGTTTTACACATCTCTGTTTTTAACTCCTCTatgttgctctctctgtctctcccatctctctagatGCTCCAACACCTGCCCCTGCTAACAACGGTAGTGCTGCTAGCACAGCAAGCAGCGACTTGGATATCTTTGGCCCCATGGTGTCCAACCCCCTCCCCTCATCTAATGCTGCTGCTCAGTTCTCTCAGGTAACACAATCTGATGACCTCACCACTTCCCTGGACCCTATGGACACCCAGCCCCACAAACATAAAGACACATATTGAACTTCTATatttacatgcacacacacattacctGTACATCTACATCTGAacgatggctcagttggtagagcattgtgcTTGCAATGCAGTGAGTAATTTGCTGTTTACCCATTGTCTCACACACATCCATGCAGGCCAATGCATGCTAGCGAGAGAAGTTTGAAGAGCAAGAGACTCAACACACTGAATAGAGTTAGTGACTTTTCTTACGTCGTTCTTTCTTTTGCTTCCTTCTTCCAGGCTAGCTCCAGTACCCCAGCCAGCACCCCAACACAACCCCCAGCAGCAACCCCATCCTCGGGCTCTGCCCAGGGAGACCTGGACCTGTTCAGTGAGACTGGTGGTGGAGGGGGCATTAAGGGGGAGGACACAGGGGCCAAGAAACCCCTCTCCAAGGACTCGATCCTGTCCCTCTATGGGAACACCAGTATGCCTCAGATGCCCCAGCACCAGCAGGCCCAGCCTGGTAAGGAGAAATACAGACACAAGCCTACACATGCACAGTATGTACACTCATGCAGGGCTCTACACTGACCTTTTTTTACAAGGAGTACATGTAGGAGCACCCAAAGAAATGTAGGAGCACAATGACAAATATTTGAGGTAACAAGATGTTTTCTTTGTAATAATGGTGCAAGCATGACGGTCATGAATCTGCACTCAGTGTATTCACCATGGCACTCCAGGGCTGCGGTACAGTGAAGTAATCATTTCAACAATTATCATCAGCACTTGTGCTCCTATATTAAAATTCCAGGTCGTGCAACTAAATATTTAGGCGCATATGTGAGTAAAATGGTTGCACTGTAGAGCCTTGTCATACATAAGTGTGGGCATGTGCACACATCGTGATGTGACTTTGATTGTGTTGAATGTTATTTATCGAATCAACTATGTTAATTGTTactcgattaaattaatcatgtaacaattaactaattaggaatttggggcaccacggaagaagttgtttaatgAGTTACCATCTCCAGAATTAAACTCTAGAAGAAATATATAAGATATATCGATAAgtcatttattaatcattacctcatatCACTCTCATTCTGAACATTGCAGACGTCTTGAATCCTCAAGAACCCCAGCCTTTTCTGATTATTCAGTTCTACACAAattgatttaattatttatttactaactagctaaataataacacagaatacacattTACATGAGACAAAAGTCTCTAGTGGACTAACAAgatatgatggcttgttacacaatggagaggggatggggaaagagagggattgAGAAAGGGACATTTATTGTGGATACATTCCAGGACTGTTCTCACATTAATTCTATACCTTGTACATTAACTGCCCCCCGTTTGGGTAAGAAATGCAATGTATTTATGTGTAAGTTAGATGTCTTTGTTCATTGTCTTTCTGTTGAAACCAATCAATCCTTCTATGGGGAATGGCTTTGTGTAAGGCTCTGATTgcccaccagaggtcacaatatCCTTCTTAGTTGTCCtggcttggagtggagtgtttgTTCTGAAATGATCTTCAGATGCACCAATGATTCTCTGAGATGGgatcctctccttcctttctcggGTAGATAGTCAAAGTTCTAGATCCCTTTACATGCACAGCTGCAGACTGTCAATGTTTTAGTCTAGTGAGTTTATCTTCTTCAACTCGTGTTGAGTTTCAGAGTTTCCAGCCATTCGTAATGTTCAGCTCACGCTTCACGTCTGCTGGTCTGAATATGTTAGTTCTTAGCGagtccttttaagcactctggTCATAAAGGGCAGTTCCATCACACTGACGCGTTCGTCTGAGCTCATTCGGGGCGTGGCTTAGTTAATGTGAAACGGACATGAAAATGATGATCTCGTTAGAAaactaaaatcacattcctatcttaacaaaaatagTTTAATCGTTCTTCATATTGTATTAACATCATATAGGATGGAAACTTAACAGCCGAAAGTACAGTATTTGGTTCATACAGTTTTTaaaaaacatcacaaaatgaaaAGCAATATGACATGATTATTTTTTAAAGTCCCACTGACCATTCTTAACATTCCTatcttagaaatattgttccaataTACATTTTTTGGGTGTTTATAGTTTTGGCGGCAAAAAAATATTCTGGAGAACAAAGGCATTCCTTTGGTTGGTACTGAAGAGCAGGAGAGGGTTCTCTGCTGCACAAGATTTACGATTGGCATGAGGTGGCATAACCGGCccagccccctctcctctcctgtggtcTGAGGCCTTGGATCCTTGaccaggagagtcatgacacacAAGTGCAGGCACACACACCAACCAATAACACAGAGGTTGGAAATGGTCTCCAACTGGCtctgggctatataaatacatgctGGTAAATACCAAACACTTCTAAAGTAGCAAGTCACCAACCAAGTTGTTCAGTCACTTTCCCACTCTCTCAGTATATCTATGGCAAGCAGTCATAAAGGTTAACagaaaattatattttgaaagaacCCCTGTTCTCAgtatttctcctctttctcccttccaGCTGGTATATACATGAACCCCGCCCAGATGCAGTTTCCATTAGGCATCCCCCAGCAGCAGGTCCCTGCTGGTTACCAGGCCTTCCCTGGCATGGGCACAGGCATGCCCCCCACCACCGTCATGGGTGCCATGATGGCTCAGAACGGAGCTGCCATGATGGGACCCAACACAGGCATGATGGTTGGCATGACGATGCCCAACGGTTTCATGGGACAAGCGCCCGCGGCCGGGATGGTTGGCATGGCGCCGAGGAtgatgggggtaccacagggggGGATGCCCGCGGGTATGGTGCCCGCTCAGGGCATGCAGGGGATGTATGCCGTCCAGCCTGGGCAGCAGGGCCACTGGAACATGGGACAGGTATGTTAGTTCTTTTAATGTCATGTTCTTTGCTATATTGTGGATTTTCTCCTGAGAGTAAACTTTGCATTTGAAGTATAAGATGGTTTTATAAGAATACAATATCAAGTGTCTTTAGGAGGTAACTTAGGTATGGCAATATGGTAACATTACCTAATTATCACATTTTCTCAGATCTATATAAATGCATTGGGGTCAGGGCTTGGGTTTGATTTAGTATTAGGCAATATTGTGTTTCCCTGACACCTTACTATTCATCTCTCCTACTGTCTTCCCCAGATGAACCAGCAGATGTCAGGGATGAGTCTGAACGGTGCCGGGGGGGCCATGGCCTTCGGTCAGCCTGCCTCCAGCATGGGAGGCTGGGCCGCAGCACCCTCCGGTCAGACCCTCAGCAACCAGCTCTGGAAGTGACCCCCATATGGAGGTCAAAGGTCAGGGATTGGGGGTCAGGGCAGCGGCAGAGGGGGTCGCAACCAGGGGGTCCGAAATCCAACATCCAACCCTCCCAGCAACCTTACTATGAACTGATGCCCGTTCTCCAATTGTTACTGACCACTCTCCAACATCGAGCTTATCTGGCTCTGTTTGCATACTGAAGAGATGCAGCCTTCCTTCTTTGTTTCCTTCAGGTAATCACAGATCCATTGGTGATTGGACAGGTGAAAGCAAGGTTGACCGTCTTATTAGCCTGACCGACCCAATCGGAtcagtgattacttcaaggaaggaaggaagcatTTCTGAAGTATTCAAACGGGGcacatttctctctttctgtcactttCTATCCATC harbors:
- the LOC100286439 gene encoding stromal membrane-associated protein 1; the protein is MTTRSEREKALKLNEQHQAILSKMLREDDNKYCADCEAKGPRWASWNLGVFICIRCAGIHRNLGVHISRVKSVNLDQWTAAQIQSIVDMGNSKSRQLYEANLPDNYRRPQTDQAVEFFIRDKYEKKKYYSKNVTNGHSPKDKESKREKETDRGTKLSYNAKSEETRQAPKASPVKTAEPPVNLLGLDAPTPAPANNGSAASTASSDLDIFGPMVSNPLPSSNAAAQFSQASSSTPASTPTQPPAATPSSGSAQGDLDLFSETGGGGGIKGEDTGAKKPLSKDSILSLYGNTSMPQMPQHQQAQPAGIYMNPAQMQFPLGIPQQQVPAGYQAFPGMGTGMPPTTVMGAMMAQNGAAMMGPNTGMMVGMTMPNGFMGQAPAAGMVGMAPRMMGVPQGGMPAGMVPAQGMQGMYAVQPGQQGHWNMGQMNQQMSGMSLNGAGGAMAFGQPASSMGGWAAAPSGQTLSNQLWK